The following proteins are encoded in a genomic region of Campylobacter showae CSUNSWCD:
- a CDS encoding amino acid ABC transporter ATP-binding protein, with the protein MIEIRNLSKNYGDLRVLDDISVDIKQGEIIAIIGPSGGGKSTFLRCINRLEEPSGGHIKINGEDITDKKTDINKIRQKVSMVFQHFNLFANKNVLQNLTLAPIKAGILDKESAETRADELLKSVGLSDKKYAFPHKLSGGQKQRIAIARSLAMNPEVILFDEPTSALDPEMIGEVLDIMKDVAAKGITMLVVTHEMGFAKNVANRIFFMHGGKIAVDDTPKNIFENPSNQRLQDFLGKILNH; encoded by the coding sequence ATGATTGAGATTAGAAATTTGAGTAAAAATTACGGCGATTTGCGCGTCCTAGACGATATCAGCGTAGATATCAAACAAGGCGAAATCATCGCTATCATAGGCCCGAGCGGCGGCGGCAAGAGTACATTTTTACGCTGCATAAACCGCCTGGAAGAGCCAAGCGGCGGGCACATCAAGATAAACGGCGAGGATATAACGGATAAAAAAACGGATATAAATAAAATCCGTCAAAAAGTGAGCATGGTTTTTCAGCACTTTAATCTTTTTGCAAACAAAAACGTCTTGCAAAATTTAACTCTAGCTCCGATAAAAGCAGGAATTTTAGATAAAGAAAGCGCGGAAACAAGAGCCGACGAGCTACTAAAAAGCGTGGGTCTAAGCGATAAAAAATATGCCTTCCCGCACAAGCTCTCAGGCGGTCAAAAGCAGCGTATAGCAATCGCTAGAAGCCTAGCGATGAATCCCGAGGTCATACTCTTTGACGAGCCAACGAGCGCGCTAGATCCCGAGATGATCGGCGAGGTGCTAGACATCATGAAAGACGTCGCAGCAAAGGGTATCACGATGCTAGTCGTCACGCACGAGATGGGCTTTGCCAAAAACGTGGCCAATAGGATATTTTTCATGCACGGCGGAAAAATAGCCGTGGACGACACGCCTAAAAATATTTTCGAAAACCCTAGCAATCAGCGTTTGCAGGATTTTCTAGGTAAAATTTTAAACCACTAA
- a CDS encoding transporter substrate-binding domain-containing protein: MSQNIVAASSAGKFKKLFVFVAAALMLSGCGQSSNEKASKDAAVKNEATPVVVQQTIRVGSSADYPPFEYINEHNKIVGFEIDMIEAVGKKIGVKFDVQNMSFDGLIPALKTGKIDAALSGMSATEERRKSVDFTKPYYFSDNLFIRKKGTDVNATNMHLKKISAQIGTLQESAAKSICGDLAVPAETVAAAILSLKAGKIDVVLTDSPIGYEYLKQNSDLEEFLKLPDGTEGFAVAFNKGKHLELIGKIDAAIEELKKSGEFDKMMGKYGLK, encoded by the coding sequence ATGTCACAAAACATCGTTGCGGCTTCGTCCGCCGGCAAATTTAAAAAACTTTTCGTTTTCGTAGCCGCCGCTTTGATGCTTTCAGGTTGCGGTCAAAGCTCGAATGAAAAAGCAAGCAAAGACGCCGCAGTAAAAAACGAGGCAACCCCCGTAGTGGTACAACAAACGATAAGAGTGGGCTCGAGCGCGGACTATCCGCCGTTTGAGTATATCAACGAGCACAACAAGATCGTAGGCTTTGAAATCGATATGATAGAAGCCGTCGGCAAGAAAATAGGCGTCAAATTTGACGTGCAAAACATGAGCTTTGACGGGCTAATCCCTGCTCTAAAAACGGGCAAGATAGACGCCGCGCTAAGCGGTATGAGCGCGACCGAGGAGAGAAGAAAATCGGTCGATTTTACGAAGCCTTATTATTTTTCGGATAATCTTTTCATCCGCAAAAAAGGCACCGACGTAAATGCGACCAATATGCATCTCAAAAAAATAAGCGCGCAAATAGGCACCTTACAAGAGAGCGCAGCTAAATCCATCTGCGGCGACCTAGCCGTGCCTGCAGAAACCGTAGCGGCTGCGATTTTGTCGCTAAAAGCGGGCAAAATCGACGTCGTGCTAACAGATAGCCCGATCGGCTACGAGTACCTAAAGCAAAACTCTGATTTAGAAGAGTTTTTAAAGCTTCCAGACGGCACCGAGGGCTTTGCGGTCGCGTTTAATAAAGGCAAACACCTAGAGCTAATCGGCAAGATAGACGCCGCAATAGAGGAGCTAAAAAAGAGCGGCGAATTTGACAAGATGATGGGAAAATACGGCCTAAAATAA
- a CDS encoding amino acid ABC transporter permease: MLNEKFFRALFFVVIVSAGVYYFYPTELNEAQRLAYLKSYGVTLGLTIGGTAIGVTLGFILAFLKFLNIKILSFLIDEYVDILRGTPIILQLLIFSVVIFATWSDNFYVALIALGLNSSAYVAEIVRSGINSVDKGQMEAARAMGLNYYVSMREVVFPQATKNILPALANEFISLFKETSVVGYISVIDITMQSKSLQAVFYSPEPVIFTGIVYYVSVKFFTFLVKILERRLNRHD, from the coding sequence ATGCTAAACGAAAAATTTTTCAGGGCGCTGTTTTTCGTCGTCATCGTCTCCGCGGGCGTTTACTATTTTTATCCGACGGAGTTAAACGAGGCGCAACGTCTAGCTTACCTTAAAAGCTACGGCGTGACGCTGGGACTCACCATAGGCGGCACGGCTATAGGCGTGACTTTGGGCTTTATTTTGGCGTTTTTAAAGTTTTTAAATATCAAAATTTTAAGCTTTCTCATCGACGAGTACGTAGATATCCTACGCGGAACACCGATTATTTTGCAGCTTCTTATATTTTCGGTCGTGATTTTCGCGACTTGGAGCGATAACTTTTACGTCGCTTTAATCGCGCTCGGGCTAAACAGCTCCGCCTACGTCGCAGAGATCGTGCGTAGCGGCATAAATAGCGTCGATAAAGGGCAAATGGAAGCCGCAAGGGCTATGGGTCTAAACTACTACGTTTCGATGCGCGAGGTGGTGTTCCCACAAGCGACCAAAAACATCCTGCCTGCGCTTGCAAACGAATTTATCTCGCTTTTTAAAGAGACGTCAGTCGTTGGCTACATTAGCGTCATCGATATCACGATGCAAAGTAAGAGTCTGCAAGCGGTGTTTTATAGCCCAGAGCCCGTCATTTTCACGGGTATAGTTTACTACGTCAGCGTGAAGTTCTTTACGTTTTTGGTTAAAATTTTAGAGAGGAGACTAAATCGCCATGATTGA
- a CDS encoding basic amino acid ABC transporter substrate-binding protein, whose protein sequence is MKKIFALLLAALATLGAAELKIGTAANYPPFEYVDEQNKITGFDMDLVAELAKRAGFEYKIVNMSFDGLIPALKTGKIDAVASAMSATDDRRKSIDFTQAYYATENIYLRAKGNDAIASKDALNGKKVGVQQGTVQEIAANAIAGAKVVPGEDPVPLIMGLKKGKIDAVVLDNSIGYGFLKKNPELEEFYKETDGSEGFSIAFDKDKQADLIAKINAALDEMKKDGSYDKLLEKYDLK, encoded by the coding sequence ATGAAAAAGATTTTTGCGCTGCTTTTAGCGGCTCTAGCTACGCTTGGCGCCGCCGAGCTAAAGATCGGTACCGCCGCCAACTATCCGCCGTTTGAGTACGTGGACGAGCAAAATAAGATCACGGGCTTTGATATGGATCTAGTGGCCGAACTCGCTAAACGCGCGGGTTTTGAGTACAAGATCGTAAACATGAGCTTTGACGGCCTCATCCCCGCTCTAAAAACAGGCAAGATCGACGCCGTAGCAAGCGCGATGAGCGCGACCGACGATAGACGCAAATCTATCGATTTCACGCAGGCTTACTATGCGACGGAAAACATCTACTTGCGCGCTAAAGGCAACGACGCTATCGCGAGCAAAGACGCACTAAACGGCAAAAAAGTAGGAGTACAACAAGGTACGGTCCAAGAGATCGCCGCTAACGCTATCGCGGGCGCCAAAGTCGTACCTGGCGAGGATCCGGTTCCGTTAATCATGGGACTAAAAAAGGGCAAGATAGACGCAGTCGTGCTAGATAACTCGATCGGCTACGGCTTTTTAAAGAAAAATCCGGAGCTTGAGGAGTTTTATAAAGAAACAGACGGTAGCGAAGGCTTTTCTATAGCATTTGATAAAGACAAACAAGCCGATCTAATCGCTAAAATAAACGCCGCGCTTGACGAAATGAAAAAAGACGGCAGCTACGATAAACTGCTAGAAAAATACGATCTAAAATAA
- the putP gene encoding sodium/proline symporter PutP, with translation MDYARYIAIALYFGFLLFVGRYSYNKNANMGEYLLDNRRLGPVVTALSAGASDMSGWMLLGVPGALYATGLATIWMVLGLVIGAYCNYLFLAKRLRVYTEVASDSITIPDFLQNRFKDETKILRIVSGLLILIFFTLYVSSGIIAGGKSFESFFGLDFKFGAIFTLAIVVFYTFFGGFRAVCITDAFQGMLMFLVLVAVPVVAFCNLNLPDGATLWSEVAKYGKNHLNVFYDQTFLSILGLMAWGLGYFGQPHIIVRFMAIRSSKELAQARRIGIGWMAIGLAGAMMSGLIGFVYYSELNLPLADPEKVFLQLGETLFHPFFVGIIISAVLSAIMSTISSQLLVSASSVTQDFVFAFYKKEISQKTQVAAGRYAVVAVALVATALAFSFNESVLNVVGYAWAGFGASFGPVLLFSLYWRKMSALAALLGMITGGATVIAWIALGLNSYVYEILPGFAVSCIVIYLTSLYGDAIDKMSNEPNSATVQDEFEKMKTRL, from the coding sequence ATGGACTATGCACGCTATATCGCCATCGCGCTGTATTTTGGATTTTTACTTTTCGTGGGGCGATACTCTTATAACAAAAACGCCAATATGGGCGAATACCTGCTCGATAATCGCCGCCTAGGGCCGGTCGTAACCGCTCTAAGCGCCGGAGCTAGCGATATGAGCGGCTGGATGCTGCTTGGCGTGCCGGGCGCTCTATATGCCACGGGACTAGCGACGATTTGGATGGTTTTGGGGCTCGTTATAGGCGCGTATTGCAACTATCTATTTTTAGCAAAGCGTTTGCGCGTCTATACTGAGGTTGCGAGCGACAGCATCACGATCCCGGATTTTTTACAAAATCGCTTCAAGGACGAGACTAAAATTTTACGCATAGTCTCAGGTCTTTTGATTTTGATATTTTTCACGCTTTACGTTAGTAGCGGGATAATCGCGGGCGGCAAGAGCTTTGAGAGCTTTTTTGGATTGGATTTTAAATTCGGCGCTATTTTTACGCTCGCTATCGTCGTTTTTTACACGTTTTTCGGCGGATTTCGCGCGGTTTGTATCACGGACGCGTTTCAGGGTATGTTGATGTTTTTGGTGCTTGTCGCCGTACCCGTAGTCGCGTTTTGTAATCTAAATTTGCCAGACGGCGCTACCTTGTGGAGTGAGGTGGCAAAATACGGCAAAAACCACCTAAACGTCTTTTACGACCAGACTTTTTTAAGTATCTTAGGACTCATGGCGTGGGGGCTTGGATACTTCGGGCAGCCCCACATCATCGTTAGATTTATGGCGATACGAAGCTCAAAAGAGCTAGCCCAAGCGCGCCGCATCGGTATAGGCTGGATGGCGATAGGCTTAGCTGGAGCTATGATGAGCGGGCTTATCGGCTTTGTGTATTACAGTGAGTTAAATTTGCCTCTGGCAGATCCTGAGAAGGTCTTTTTGCAGCTTGGCGAGACGCTGTTTCATCCGTTTTTCGTGGGTATTATCATTTCAGCCGTGCTTTCAGCCATCATGAGTACGATTTCTAGCCAGCTTTTGGTTAGCGCAAGCTCGGTGACGCAGGATTTTGTATTTGCCTTTTATAAAAAAGAAATTTCGCAAAAAACTCAGGTTGCAGCCGGCAGATACGCCGTCGTGGCCGTCGCTCTGGTGGCTACCGCGCTTGCTTTTAGCTTTAACGAAAGCGTGCTAAACGTCGTGGGCTATGCATGGGCCGGCTTTGGAGCGAGCTTTGGGCCGGTGCTGCTTTTTAGCCTTTATTGGCGCAAGATGAGCGCGCTAGCGGCGCTTCTAGGTATGATAACGGGTGGGGCGACGGTGATCGCGTGGATCGCGCTGGGGCTAAATTCTTACGTTTACGAGATACTGCCGGGCTTTGCGGTCTCTTGCATCGTGATTTATTTAACAAGCCTCTACGGCGACGCTATAGACAAGATGAGCAACGAGCCAAACTCGGCCACCGTACAGGATGAATTTGAAAAAATGAAAACGAGGCTATAA